From Alphaproteobacteria bacterium, the proteins below share one genomic window:
- a CDS encoding nucleotidyltransferase family protein codes for MTQRHYTALVLAGRRGGEDDPVAVAAGVSHKALAVAGGMTLIGRVTAALRAAPSISDIVVATNDADVAAAAGGATIVPTGPSPSATVAQLLERLRPLLVTTADHGLLSSTLVESFCAGIPATGDVAVGVVPRRAFAERPKRRTFFALKDDAYCGANLYAFTGPRSRAAARYWMHLEAQRKHPVRLLRRMGPGIYFRYATGMLDLATAFRLLSRRADAIIAPVVLEDSDAAVDVDTTGDLEAVRTRLSAGRHSGRSP; via the coding sequence GTGACGCAAAGACACTACACCGCGCTGGTGCTGGCCGGCCGGCGTGGCGGCGAGGATGACCCTGTCGCCGTCGCCGCGGGCGTCTCGCACAAGGCCCTGGCAGTCGCCGGCGGCATGACGCTGATCGGGCGCGTCACGGCGGCGCTGCGCGCGGCGCCCAGCATCTCCGACATCGTGGTCGCGACCAACGACGCCGATGTCGCCGCCGCGGCGGGCGGTGCGACCATTGTGCCGACCGGGCCCTCGCCGTCGGCCACGGTCGCGCAGCTGCTGGAGCGCCTGCGGCCGTTGCTGGTTACGACGGCCGACCATGGCCTGCTGTCGTCGACGCTGGTCGAGTCGTTCTGCGCCGGCATTCCGGCGACGGGCGATGTCGCTGTCGGCGTGGTGCCGCGCCGGGCCTTCGCCGAGCGGCCGAAGCGGCGGACCTTCTTCGCGCTCAAGGACGATGCCTATTGCGGCGCCAATCTCTACGCTTTCACCGGCCCACGCAGCCGGGCGGCAGCGCGCTACTGGATGCACCTTGAGGCCCAGCGCAAGCATCCGGTGCGTCTATTGCGGCGGATGGGGCCCGGCATCTACTTTCGCTACGCCACTGGCATGCTCGACCTGGCCACCGCTTTCAGGCTGCTGTCGCGCCGCGCCGATGCGATCATTGCGCCCGTCGTGCTCGAGGATTCCGACGCGGCCGTCGACGTCGACACGACAGGGGACCTGGAGGCGGTGCGCACACGCCTCAGCGCTGGGCGACATTCCGGCCGATCGCCATGA
- the lptG gene encoding LPS export ABC transporter permease LptG gives MNGVALRYLCRRFLVRFALVLGGAALLIVLFDALNSVDTIEQRYGYDFTSVARYMIGRLPEHADTILPLSVLVAALITLLGLAQANEILAFKSAGLSFVRIVVLLLPAAAVVAATHFLIGDQLVPWGRAMLAAHELERPGAASPSGGRGLWLRDPPWLVRVEEVHREGHFLTGVSLMRRDAQGNLIERVFARGARHETGGWRLIDVVVQTIDPAAPRSERLAERFWSSALSPGDFHNLSANPAQFTASQLIALRDGQAIGARQPHVYDTWLQRRLAIPAVVVVMLLLAAPVAQARMRGASVGGRLVIGVALGFLYFIVDGLAVALGEGGAVLPLVAAWTPVLAFASIGGSVLLRVERV, from the coding sequence ATGAACGGCGTTGCCCTGCGCTATCTCTGCCGCCGTTTCCTCGTTCGCTTCGCTCTGGTGCTGGGTGGCGCGGCGCTGCTGATCGTGTTGTTCGACGCGCTCAACTCCGTCGACACCATCGAGCAGCGCTACGGCTACGATTTCACCTCTGTCGCGCGCTATATGATCGGCCGCCTGCCGGAGCACGCCGACACCATCCTGCCGCTGTCGGTGCTGGTTGCGGCGCTGATCACCCTGCTTGGCCTGGCCCAAGCCAACGAGATCCTGGCCTTCAAGAGCGCCGGCCTGTCCTTCGTGCGCATCGTCGTGCTGCTGCTGCCCGCCGCGGCGGTGGTCGCCGCGACTCACTTCCTCATCGGCGACCAGCTGGTGCCGTGGGGGCGCGCGATGCTGGCGGCGCACGAGCTCGAGCGGCCGGGCGCGGCGAGCCCCTCGGGCGGCCGAGGCCTGTGGCTGCGCGATCCGCCCTGGCTGGTGCGTGTCGAGGAGGTGCACCGTGAGGGCCACTTCCTTACCGGTGTGTCGCTGATGCGTCGCGACGCCCAGGGTAATCTGATCGAGCGCGTCTTCGCCCGTGGGGCGCGCCATGAGACCGGCGGTTGGCGGCTGATCGACGTCGTCGTACAGACCATCGATCCTGCCGCGCCCAGAAGCGAGCGGCTGGCCGAGCGCTTCTGGTCGTCGGCTCTCTCGCCCGGCGATTTCCACAACCTGTCAGCCAACCCGGCGCAGTTTACCGCTTCGCAGCTGATCGCGCTGCGCGACGGCCAGGCGATCGGTGCACGCCAGCCGCACGTCTACGACACCTGGCTGCAGCGCCGGCTGGCGATCCCCGCCGTCGTCGTGGTGATGCTGCTTCTGGCCGCGCCGGTCGCGCAGGCGCGCATGCGCGGCGCCAGCGTCGGCGGCCGGCTGGTGATCGGCGTGGCGCTGGGCTTCCTCTATTTCATCGTCGATGGCCTGGCGGTGGCGTTGGGCGAAGGCGGCGCTGTCTTGCCGCTGGTCGCCGCCTGGACACCGGTGCTGGCCTTCGCCAGCATCGGCGGCAGCGTGCTGCTGCGCGTCGAGCGGGTGTGA
- a CDS encoding phosphocholine cytidylyltransferase family protein, translated as MDLSAVILAAGRGARLAPLTDRTPKCLLPVAGRAILDRQIDVLARAGTGRITVVTGHAADAVAAHIAGRPGVHAVRNPRHSTTDNLASCHAAREHFVGDATLLLNGDTLFEDGVLAQLLTAEPVPILIAIDRKPLYDADDMKITTGGSRLHRIGKHLVRCDGEAIGITLLRGEGRALFLRQVEGRLAAPDGERALYPEALDALAARGHVSVRSIEGRRWVEIDTAENLAAAEVMPWR; from the coding sequence ATGGACCTGAGCGCCGTGATCCTCGCCGCCGGGCGCGGCGCGCGGCTCGCCCCGCTGACCGACCGCACGCCGAAGTGCCTGTTGCCGGTCGCCGGGCGCGCGATCCTCGACCGGCAGATCGACGTGCTGGCACGCGCCGGCACCGGGCGTATCACGGTGGTGACCGGCCACGCCGCCGACGCCGTCGCGGCCCACATCGCCGGCCGGCCGGGTGTCCACGCCGTGAGAAACCCGCGTCACTCGACCACGGACAATCTGGCGAGTTGCCATGCCGCGCGCGAGCATTTCGTCGGTGATGCGACGCTGTTGCTGAACGGCGACACGCTATTCGAGGACGGCGTGCTGGCCCAGCTGCTGACAGCCGAGCCGGTGCCGATCCTGATCGCGATCGACCGCAAGCCGCTCTACGATGCCGATGACATGAAGATCACCACCGGCGGCTCAAGACTTCATCGCATCGGCAAGCACCTCGTGCGATGCGACGGCGAGGCGATCGGCATCACGCTGCTGCGCGGCGAGGGCCGCGCCCTGTTCCTGCGCCAGGTCGAGGGCCGCCTGGCGGCGCCCGATGGCGAACGCGCGCTCTACCCCGAGGCGCTCGACGCGCTGGCCGCGCGCGGCCATGTAAGCGTCCGATCGATCGAGGGTCGGCGCTGGGTTGAGATAGACACGGCGGAGAATCTCGCCGCCGCCGAGGTCATGCCGTGGCGATGA